From a region of the Panicum virgatum strain AP13 chromosome 2K, P.virgatum_v5, whole genome shotgun sequence genome:
- the LOC120694887 gene encoding cyclic dof factor 2-like has protein sequence MELAGAASPRSPESHVAPPRPPPQPPEKDACEDTGDMSITGEKPCTHQELDFGQTNSSSLNSSSERENQAPSNDEMTGSESNLETAKTEGDVPSGEKVLKKPDKILPCPRCNSMDTKFCYYNNYNIKQPRHFCKSCQRYWTAGGSMRNIPVGAGRRKSKSSSSNCRSILIPGSSVATPVGESTLFPLPINGNQAAVNFGPDSPLCNSMASVLKIGGEQSKNANPASTAQPRNGETQTCPPSTTTSDGPRSESHKGTVSAHQNGVVGHGNGVTSMHPIPFFPGPPFVYPWSPAWNGVPAAAAPVCPAPAEAVNSSENGNSSSSVQWNVPPLVSVLPPGFCGAPIPVPVMPSSVWPFITPWPNGAWNMPWLGPGVSASPPTSSTTCSDSGSPVLGKHSRDSRPQGDEKAERCLWIPKTLRIDDPDEAAKSSIWTTLGIEPGERGMFRPFRSKPENRAQISSTAKVLQANPAALSRSQSFQETT, from the exons atggagctcgccggagccgcGTCCCCTCGGTCGCCGGAATCCCACGtggcgccgccccgcccgcctCCGCAGCCGCCGGAGAAG GATGCATGCGAAGATACAGGGGACATGAGTATTACTGGGGAAAAGCCATGCACACATCAGGAGTTAGACTTTGGTCAGACAAATAGTTCTAGCCTTAACAGTTCCAGTGAGCGTGAGAATCAGGCACCCAGCAATGACGAAATGACTGGATCAGAGTCCAATTTGGAGACAGCCAAGACTGAGGGCGATGTACCGAGTGGAGAGAAGGTCCTGAAGAAACCAGATAAGATCCTGCCATGCCCTCGTTGCAACAGCATGGATACAAAGTTCTGTTATTACAACAACTACAACATTAAGCAACCAAGGCATTTTTGCAAGAGTTGTCAGAGGTACTGGACTGCAGGTGGGAGCATGAGAAATATTCCTGTCGGTGCTGGTAGGCGCAAGAGCAAGAGCTCTAGTTCGAATTGCCGCAGCATATTGATTCCCGGCAGTAGTGTAGCCACTCCTGTGGGAGAGTCTACCCTCTTTCCATTGCCTATCAACGGAAATCAAGCAGCAGTTAACTTCGGGCCTGATTCCCCTCTCTGCAACTCCATGGCCTCGGTGCTGAAGATTGGAGGGGAGCAGAGTAAGAATGCCAACCCTGCCTCAACAGCACAgccaagaaatggagaaacCCAGACTTGCCCACCTTCTACGACAACATCAGACGGTCCTCGGAGTGAATCTCATAAAGGAACAGTGAGTGCACATCAGAATGGAGTTGTTGGGCATGGCAACGGGGTCACTTCCATGCATCCTATACCATTCTTCCCTGGCCCTCCTTTTGTGTACCCATGGAGTCCAGCATGGAATGGCGTTcctgctgcagcagcaccggTATGCCCAGCCCCAGCAGAAGCTGTGAATTCTTCAGAAAATGGCAACAGTAGTAGTAGTGTTCAATGGAATGTTCCACCATTGGTGTCGGTACTGCCACCAGGATTCTGCGGTGCACCTATTCCAGTTCCTGTAATGCCATCTTCAGTTTGGCCATTCATTACGCCTTGGCCCAATGGAGCATGGAACATGCCATGGCTCGGACCTGGCGTGTCAGCATCACCTCCCACAAGCAGCACCACATGTTCAGATAGCGGATCACCTGTCCTGGGGAAACACTCAAGAGACTCCAGACCTCAAGGTGATGAGAAAGCAGAGAGATGTCTGTGGATTCCGAAGACGCTGCGGATTGATGACCCTGATGAAGCTGCAAAGAGTTCAATCTGGACCACCCTTGGGATTGAACCCGGTGAGAGAGGCATGTTCAGACCATTCAGGTCCAAACCTGAGAACCGGGCGCAGATATCCAGCACCGCTAAAGTCCTGCAGGCAAATCCAGCGGCTCTATCACGCTCACAATCTTTTCaggagacaacatga
- the LOC120694889 gene encoding myb-related protein 2-like, giving the protein MMYHQQQLHGHNQHLSSRSGLPPEKQFLLQGGGDAGLVLSTDAKPRLKWTPELHERFVEAVQKLGGPDKATPKTIMRIMGIPGLTLYHLKSHLQKYRLSKNLQSQANIGNAKNVLGCRTGADKPCEGNGSPSSHLNMEPQIINRSMHISQALQMQIEVQRQLHEQLEVQRHLQLRIEAQGKYLQSVLEKAQEALAKQSVDLDAGVLGEAAAAETQQLSELISRASATKLHHQHLLHLGGGVGDGSVDSCLTACEGSQRDHDMLSIGLSPAPTPFEAARSSGGNDRGGATTSCEEFLFLQEPAAARRGSSDQKLELDLNINDRNPPRPRHCQKIDLNGSSWN; this is encoded by the exons ATGATGTATCATCAGCAACAGCTCCACGGTCATAACCAGCACCTGTCCTCAAGATCTGGCTTACCTCCGGAGAAGCAGTTTCTCCtgcaaggaggaggagatgcAGGTCTTGTCCTCTCCACCGACGCTAAACCTCGGCTGAAATGGACACCCGAGCTGCATGAACGTTTTGTGGAGGCAGTACAAAAGCTAGGAGGGCCAGACA AAGCTACGCCTAAAACAATCATGAGGATCATGGGGATCCCTGGACTCACCCTGTACCATCTTAAGAGCCATCTCCAG AAATACAGACTTAGCAAGAATCTCCAGTCCCAAGCTAATATTGGCAATGCAAAGAATG TGTTAGGCTGCAGAACAGGAGCAGACAAACCATGCGAAGGGAATGGATCACCATCTAGTCATTTGAACATGGAGCCCCAGATAATAAACAG GTCGATGCACATAAGCCAAGCCCTCCAAATGCAGATAGAAGTTCAGAGACAGCTGCATGAGCAACTAGAG GTGCAGAGACACCTGCAGCTCCGGATCGAGGCGCAGGGCAAGTACCTGCAGTCGGTGCTCGAGAAGGCGCAGGAGGCGCTCGCCAAGCAGAGCGTCGATCTCGACGCCGGCGTCCTCGGCGAAGCTGCAGCCGCCGAGACGCAGCAGCTGTCGGAGCTCATCTCGAGGGCCTCGGCGACCAAGCTCCACCACCAGCATCTGCTGCATCTCGGCGGCGGTGTCGGAGACGGGTCGGTGGACAGCTGCCTGACCGCCTGCGAGGGCTCCCAGAGGGACCATGACATGCTGTCCATCGGCCTGTCGCCGGCCCCCACTCCGTTTGAGGCGGCGAGGTCGTCAGGCGGCAACGACAGAGGAGGGGCGACCACGAGCTGCGAGGAGTTCCTGTTTCTCCAAGAGCCTGCCGCTGCCAGGAGAGGTTCCTCGGATCAGAAGCTAGAGCTGGACCTGAACATCAACGATAGGAACCCTCCAAGGCCTCGCCACTGCCAAAAGATTGATCTGAATGGGTCGAGCTGGAACTGA